From Chromohalobacter canadensis, one genomic window encodes:
- a CDS encoding L-threonylcarbamoyladenylate synthase codes for MTQFFQIHPDNPQKRLIDQTISLLRGGGVIAYPTDSGYALGCCLGEKKAIEKIKWLRSLDDKHNFTLVCSDLSEIGTYAKVDNDVFRLLKAHTPGPYTFILNATNEVPRLLLHPKRRSIGVRVPDHRISHALLAALGEPLMSVTLIPVDDDLPMTDPEAIRERFGAHLDAVIDGGACHLDPTTVVDMREMPPTVVREGRGDTAPFQ; via the coding sequence ATGACCCAGTTCTTTCAGATTCATCCCGACAACCCGCAGAAACGGCTCATCGATCAGACGATCTCGTTGTTGCGCGGTGGCGGCGTGATCGCTTATCCGACCGATTCGGGCTATGCGCTCGGTTGCTGCCTGGGCGAGAAGAAGGCCATCGAGAAGATTAAGTGGCTGCGCTCGCTGGATGACAAGCATAACTTCACGCTGGTGTGTTCCGACCTGTCCGAGATCGGCACTTACGCCAAGGTCGATAACGACGTGTTCCGCCTGCTCAAGGCGCATACGCCGGGGCCGTATACCTTCATTCTCAACGCCACCAACGAGGTGCCGCGTCTGCTCTTGCATCCCAAGCGGCGCTCCATCGGGGTTCGCGTGCCGGATCATCGCATCAGCCATGCGTTGCTCGCGGCGCTGGGCGAGCCGTTGATGAGCGTGACGTTGATCCCCGTCGACGACGATCTACCAATGACCGACCCCGAGGCGATCCGCGAACGCTTTGGCGCGCACCTCGATGCCGTCATCGACGGCGGCGCCTGCCACCTGGATCCGACCACGGTGGTCGATATGCGCGAGATGCCGCCTACCGTCGTCCGTGAAGGGCGCGGCGACACGGCGCCGTTCCAGTAA
- a CDS encoding ion transporter, translated as MTLPFEPADTGLRKTLFHIIFESDTRAAKIFDIVLITLILLSVAVVFVDSVPSLHARFGGAFYLLEWGFTLLFTLELAVRLYCLERPLRYLKSFYGIVDLLSILPTWLSLLIPGAQSLLVVRVLRALRVFRVLRLMEFVGEGRMLTQALTRSYRKIMLFLFTVLLIITIFGALIYMIEPPEAGFTSMPRAMYWAIVTLTTVGYGDITPTTPLGQFISACMMILGYSIIAVPTGVFSAEVIRSIHEERYSEEACPGCGHEGHERDAKYCRKCGTWLDEDTQDPRQRDEADGASP; from the coding sequence TTGACGTTGCCTTTCGAACCCGCCGACACGGGCCTGCGCAAGACGCTGTTCCACATCATCTTCGAGTCCGACACCAGGGCCGCGAAGATCTTCGACATCGTCCTCATCACGCTGATTCTCCTCAGCGTGGCGGTGGTGTTCGTGGACAGCGTGCCGAGCCTTCACGCCCGCTTCGGTGGGGCGTTCTACCTGCTCGAGTGGGGCTTCACGCTGCTCTTCACATTGGAGCTGGCGGTACGGCTTTACTGCCTGGAACGCCCGCTACGCTACTTGAAGAGCTTCTATGGCATCGTCGATCTACTCTCCATCCTGCCCACCTGGCTCAGCCTGCTGATACCCGGCGCCCAGTCGCTTCTCGTGGTGCGTGTGCTACGTGCACTACGCGTCTTCAGAGTACTGCGCTTGATGGAATTCGTCGGTGAAGGCCGCATGCTGACGCAGGCACTTACACGCAGCTATCGCAAGATCATGCTGTTTTTGTTCACAGTGCTGTTGATCATCACCATCTTCGGCGCCCTGATTTACATGATCGAGCCACCGGAGGCGGGCTTCACCAGCATGCCGCGTGCGATGTACTGGGCCATCGTCACGCTAACCACGGTGGGTTATGGCGACATCACTCCCACCACCCCGCTCGGCCAGTTCATCTCGGCGTGCATGATGATATTGGGGTACTCGATCATCGCCGTGCCCACGGGTGTCTTCTCGGCGGAGGTGATCCGCTCGATCCATGAAGAACGCTACTCCGAAGAAGCCTGCCCCGGCTGCGGACACGAAGGGCACGAGCGCGACGCCAAGTATTGCCGCAAATGTGGCACCTGGCTCGACGAAGACACCCAGGACCCCCGCCAGAGAGACGAGGCAGATGGTGCCTCCCCGTAG
- a CDS encoding CYTH domain-containing protein, translating into MAQEIELKLALGASGPHALRQHPRLANHRMQRAWLANTYYDTPGRALEHARIALRIRRTPDGYLQTLKTAGSGQGGLHARGEWEWPIDGDELDIDGIRQHAPEAIDDADLAQLAPRFTTDFTRERWDVIEADATIEVALDIGTIHAGERQVAIRELELELKAGSADALWKLAASLADGVALRPANASKAQRGAALHDGWTLTDNAADAQSHWNAALEALDAWQDTGHADYRYRAGSHLEALGGSAAHRLASALRDADDARLDTWLTPEMSRDWLAAWHHATT; encoded by the coding sequence ATGGCTCAGGAAATCGAACTCAAGCTCGCCCTCGGCGCTAGCGGCCCGCATGCGCTTCGCCAGCATCCACGACTCGCGAACCATCGCATGCAGCGTGCGTGGCTCGCCAACACCTACTACGACACGCCAGGGCGCGCCCTGGAGCACGCGCGTATCGCCTTGCGCATTCGCCGCACGCCAGACGGCTACCTGCAGACTCTCAAGACGGCAGGTAGCGGCCAGGGTGGCCTGCACGCACGCGGCGAATGGGAATGGCCGATCGATGGCGACGAACTGGATATCGACGGCATCCGCCAGCATGCGCCGGAGGCCATCGACGACGCGGATCTCGCCCAGCTCGCCCCGCGCTTCACCACCGACTTCACTCGCGAGCGCTGGGATGTCATCGAGGCGGACGCCACGATCGAGGTCGCGCTGGATATCGGCACCATTCATGCCGGCGAGCGGCAGGTCGCGATCCGTGAGCTGGAGCTCGAGCTCAAGGCAGGCAGTGCCGATGCCCTGTGGAAATTGGCTGCCTCTCTCGCGGACGGCGTAGCACTACGCCCCGCCAATGCCAGCAAGGCCCAGCGCGGCGCCGCCCTGCATGACGGCTGGACGCTCACCGACAACGCCGCAGACGCCCAAAGTCACTGGAACGCGGCGCTCGAGGCGCTGGATGCTTGGCAGGATACGGGGCATGCGGACTATCGTTACCGCGCCGGCAGTCATCTGGAGGCACTTGGCGGCAGCGCCGCTCACCGCTTGGCGAGCGCCTTGCGTGACGCCGACGACGCGCGTCTCGATACCTGGCTCACGCCCGAGATGAGCCGCGACTGGCTCGCCGCCTGGCACCACGCCACCACCTGA
- a CDS encoding TIGR00153 family protein: MVTSNPFSALFGRSPFEPLLAHIVKTSECAERLLPFFDATQAGNWDDAATHREAITELEHEADTLKTELRLNLPNSMFLPVSRSDLLELISVQDKIANKARDITGIMLGRQMQVPESLAPSMRAYLETAIATVGQARKALEELQELLDSGFGRNVGDLMQDFIRELHDLEHQADDQQVHIRRQLFELEAELPPVDVIFLYKIIEWIGELSDRAERVGSRLQILTAR, encoded by the coding sequence ATGGTGACTTCCAATCCGTTTTCGGCCTTGTTCGGGCGTTCGCCTTTCGAGCCCTTGCTTGCGCACATCGTCAAGACAAGCGAATGCGCCGAGCGACTCCTGCCGTTTTTCGATGCCACGCAGGCGGGCAACTGGGATGACGCCGCCACGCATCGAGAAGCGATCACCGAGCTCGAGCACGAGGCCGATACTCTCAAGACCGAATTGCGTCTCAACCTTCCCAACAGCATGTTCTTGCCGGTCTCGCGTTCCGATCTGCTGGAGTTGATCAGCGTACAGGATAAGATCGCCAACAAGGCGCGCGATATTACCGGCATCATGCTGGGCCGCCAGATGCAGGTGCCGGAGTCGCTGGCACCTTCGATGCGCGCTTACCTCGAAACCGCTATCGCCACTGTGGGCCAAGCGCGCAAGGCACTCGAAGAGCTCCAGGAGCTGCTCGATTCCGGCTTTGGGCGTAACGTCGGCGATCTCATGCAGGATTTTATCCGCGAGCTTCATGATCTCGAGCATCAGGCCGACGATCAGCAGGTGCATATTCGTCGCCAGCTCTTCGAGTTGGAGGCCGAGTTGCCGCCGGTCGATGTGATCTTCCTCTATAAGATCATCGAATGGATCGGTGAATTGTCCGACCGCGCCGAGCGCGTCGGCAGTCGTCTCCAAATCCTCACGGCCCGCTAA